One Siniperca chuatsi isolate FFG_IHB_CAS linkage group LG1, ASM2008510v1, whole genome shotgun sequence genomic window, ACATCGTATTGCTAAGCCAATGTTAGCGTTAGCTGCAAACACAAGGTCATGGCGCCCGGGAAAAAGAATCACAAAAATACCAGTTTCTTTGAGACAATATAGTACAATTCAACACGTTCCCATTGACAAACTGCATTCATATGAGCCCATGGCAGACCACTGTAACATTTACTTCCTACGCAACACATCTGCCTTCCCGAATCTGATGCTAGAAGCTAACGACAGCAAGCCGGTAAGTTATCGGTAGTTAAGTTAGCACGTCCTAGCTCCGACCGTTCTGACAAAGTCATTTAGACACAATGGTTTATCTCGGTTAAAATACTCAATTAATGTAGGGCAATTACTTACACTTTTAATGTGTATAATGTGATGTATATCTATATGGTTAGAAAGATGCTactaattatttaaaaaaaaatatatatatgtattaccTGGTGTCTTATTCTTGCTCCCGTCCGCCGATGGCCTAAAAGGAAGTAAGATGGTGAACGGAAATACGTAAGTTACGTTACCAGGACAGTAATGATCTCGTTTTACCACATTGCCGTTCTGATTTACGGCACCGCCGGTGCTACAGAAACGAGTGTAAGGTGGAGGTAGGATTAGCTCCTATGATTTCGTGACACTGAGTAATTCATCTAGCATTAAAAagactgttgtgtttttttgctgatTGTAAAGTTTACATGTACGCGTTAGAAGAAGGCATAGCGTCAACCACATATTCTGGCAGTAAGGTGACTGCTGAGGTAGATATCTACTTTTCTCCGTGCATTatatgtaacgttagctaacggtAGCAGGCAGCAGCCCCTTCTCATCGTGTAGCCACTCAACTTCTCTGGCAGGGTCTGTCTTCCCAACGATTCTGACGATTTTCTTATAAACATGCCTATTCAGCTGACAAGTCAGGCTTACTGTAAAATGGTTTTACATGCTGCCAAGTATCCTCACTGCGCCGTGAATGGATTGCTGGTGGCAGAAAAAacgaaggagaaaaagaaagacagccACAGTGAACCAGTCCTGTGTGTGGACTGTGTGCCGCTGTTTCACGGTACTCTAGCTCTGGCACCGATGCTAGAAGTAGCATTAACACTGGTAAGTAGCTGTCAAGTAAATTCACTCAGTTGCAAGTTTATTGGGTACGCTTATCTTGAACTAATGTAgtttaatacaacagtcctgcgaGACAagagtttagttttagttgaaACTGCTTATAGGGGTTTTGCTTAAACTTCATGGTCATTTGGTAGGCTGTagtttgttgtgctgttgaactgtactgCGTTATGCTAACATGCGTTTTTAATATTGTGTTCCCAttatttatatcagtgagggtagactaaatattagaatcacctctcagtataacgaAATACACttaaacagcaccacaaacgACAGCTTTCAAAATTATAGAAAATCATAAGGTTGAATTAACAGCTCTTTAAAGCAGTTTCAACACAAACggaacattataacctttataAACATAGGGTTAATTGCAGGGCAGTTTAGATTACATTCGTTTTAGATATGCgttcctaataaactggacacTCTGTAGTTCCATATCCATTCATGTAGTTGTTTCTCTTGTTGAAAATGAATTCGGCCTGACCTCTGCTGTCCTTTCATGTTGGCTCCACAACTCCTGCTCCCATCTCAGATCGATACTTGgtgtaaagaaaataattatgtgATTGCTGGATATTATCAAGCCAATGAACGCACAAAGGATTCAAGGTAACAGACAATGAAATGGACACTAACAACCTGCTGTTTCAGGACAACATCCAGTTATAAACCATGCCCCAAACTACTCTGGACTCTGATACACTACATTTTTGGTCCTCTTTCTTGCAGACCCAACCAAGTTGCAGAAAAAGTGGCTGCCAGGATTTCTGAGAACTTCAGTGAAGCAGCAATTATTATGGTAATACAAAATCATTTAGGCAGGTGTTGATGGACTATACTGgtggttttacatgtttttgttccATTGACCTCAAGTTATATAAATACTGAACTGCTGACTTTCCAAAGCATGTGgtgcattttaaacaaatatgttcatccttccaggcagccactgGTTTTAGTTCAGTATAGTATCAAAAATCTATTGAAAATTGATTAGCTCCACTATCAGGGATTTGATATTTAGCTGTAGACCATTGTTGAATCTAAAAATGAACATTGTGTACATACATTCAATCattcagacatgtttttttgGTATGTTCTTGCAACGATTAGGCTGCTCTCAATCAGCAAAATGATATGTTAATAATGCACAGACAAAATGTATGCAGTTGGCTGCCTGGAATGTGTTAGAAACACAACCAATCTAAAATGCTATaatatgctttaaaaaaatggttAGCAGCAGTGTAAATTATAGAGAATTAGTAGTGATTTCcctaaaacatgcaaagaatTGGTCTGGTCCTGTAAAGCTATACATAACAGGTCTGTCACAATTACCTCCAATCTCAACAAGATCATAGCCACTAAATCCcttgtcattttctgtttttgttttggttttttttccccctcaggtGGACAACAGTAGATTAACAATAAGCTGTTTTGAGCCCATTGTGCTAATCTATGATCATCATGAAAACAAGTGGAAAAGCAGAGAAGTAACTTTGTAAGTGTCTCTGTGttaagagctttttcactgtaTGGACTGTGTGTGCACCTCAACCACAGCTTCTGGCATACAAGCTGCCTGTGTTCTTTCATTAACTTACAATAATTAGCAGCATACATTGTATAGATATGTTTTAGGCGTTTAGccaaactgatgtttttgtccGTCTTCCAGTGACTGTTTTGAGGACTGGAGCGAAGCACAGAAGATCACATCTGCTCTGCTCGAGGGAAGGTCCTACGAGAACTTGATTGACTTTGACAACCACTTGGATGATCTAAGGAACGACTGGACCAACCCTGTGATCAACAAGTCCGTCCTGGATCTGTGCTAAGACCCTCAGTCAGGAGTGCCCtggacatgcacacaaatattgCTGCCATTTCAGCATGCGTGATGCTACTTATCATGTAGCACAGGAGTACAAAAATGCTGAACTCGTAGTCTTTGTTCCTTCAAAAGACTCCCGTACTGACGGGAACTTGCGGAGCACTGACCAGCTAGGCCAAAATCTCAAGGGCAAGCGCCATATGTGCACTGTAGGCATGTGTTCACCTTTACAAGGTGATACTGAGGTGATGAAggcaaatatgtttttgaatgcaacttaaatgttttttctgcaaTGGTTTGTGTTTATTCTTAGTTGTGTGCATAAAGTTCAATTCTAGAGTATTTGatctatttttttcatcttaaatTTTACAGCCAGTAGCCATATAGCGATCAAGTtctaaatgctaaaaaaaaatttagACGATGATTGTACTACTGAGATATGATATATGTTCTTTATTAAATTTCTAGTTTGTTTTAAGCCCTGAAACAAAATTCACACGTAGAACTGTAGTCTGAAGATGTTTGAGGGCAGTTTAAttcaaaaacactcaaaaaaaaTGTATCGCTGACATTGAACCAGAGAGACTTTTTAAGGTTTTGTCTCAACAGGCTATATGTCACATGCCAACTCGAGTCCTGTAGATGCACCAGCAACGATAACGGGATTATTGACTCAAGAGCTTTGACTTTTAAATAATTGATGcttacacaaacatttctgtgatGCACATGCACACTGTTATTGTCACTGGTGCGCTTCAGAATGTCATTCTGGGTGATATACATCTTGGAGTATTGGCCTTTGATTGTTGCTCTGGAGGATTTGTtcagaaatacaatacactgaATCAGATCACAGTAATGCgtgaattttgttttatgttggaTATGTATTTTAAGAATTAGGTAATAGTATTTATTTCTACTTAAATGATGACTAAATCCTACTATTTAATCATgctaaaaatttaaatatttaatgtgagGATGCAGAACTACCTTTTTGTATTTGAGATTAGAATTAATCGATAAGAGCTAATTACTTAAATAATTGTGTGGACgttacatttttttacagaaatTTTATGAACTGAATGTACAATGAAACCAACTTTTGAAATTATTCAAGTCTTTGTCAGACTCGtcatttttgtaaattattttgctAGGTGTCTTATACCACTGCCTTGACATTTTAGAAAAGGTTGATAAAAGTTTGGAAACTATAACTTGCCAGCTTCAGGGCTGCAGCTTTTCTTTGGTTTAGTTTTGTATGGCTAAAAGTTTGCCAATCAAGGATTGTATTGATGGCTTTGCTGCTATATCAGTAACATGTGTTTCAGGGTCATATGTTACTGTTATCTGCTCAGAACTGGTAAATTGgaaaataatatgaaaataaatatgtatgtaactAACATGGCAAagtagaaatacagaaaaagaatGGCAATAGATATagagtactttattaatcccagtGGGAAATTGCAATCATTACTGAAGTCACAGCAATTGCACACACCTTAAACTTCATCTCCTCTAAATAATGAAGTTAACAAACTAATCAGATTTAGACCCTTCCTAATCTAAAACGAGTCTAGATGTTATTTCCTGCCATGCCCTGTGCCCTTGATGTGCCAAGTGATGATTCACAGTGCATGTTAAAATAACCAGGAAGCTAAGCTGACCTTTTCTCACTTACACTTAATGTTTTCTCTTGGATGGCCTTCTGGACCTTCCTTGTGTGTCTTGACAAACTATAACATCAAAATGCTACTTATACATTaacacatcaataataataatatataacattataacAATTTTACTTTTGGATGGggacattctgcataatgagtactttttatactttatataaattttgctaataatactttaGTACTATTAAGTAAAATTATGAATGCAGGAGTATGGTACTTCTACCTAAGTAAAGGATACCTTCTGCTAGCTAACTTTGTAAAACCCTATCAAAGGCAAACTTGTGAGAATAATAAATACTGCAAACAATATTGAAACAGATCTGACAAGTGCAGAAATGCCAGATAAAACTCTCAGTTGGGTAACATTCATGGTGAAAGAATCAGAGGCGTCCTTCTCTTTATCGCTTGGTGAATATTGCCACCTAGTGGCGCTTGCCTGCAACTGTTGTTGCTGTCACATGACCCACTTCTTCCTTCCGGGCCAGACAAAGCTAAAAAATTGAGGAATGGTTAATGTCGTCATGGACAACTGTCCCGTAACGCGTCAGTAAACAGCCTTCAAACTACAATTTCTCTAAAGTTTCAGATACGCCAAGTGCGGGGAATTACATACAAAGACACCGAGgttattaaaatgaacaaaacggTACAAAGTGCTCACCGCGCGGTATTAATCGTCTGTTGATGACGAGGTTGTCTTATCCTGCCCATACTTTGTAGGAGCCTGCAGCGCGGGAACTACTAGCAGTGTAGATGTGAGGGTAAAGTTTTTGAACATAAAATCATCTAGGCGAACAGAAAGCTATGGATCCCTCGGAGGTAGAGTTCCTCGCCGAGAAAGAGATGGTGAAGATAATACCAAATTTCAGTCTAGACAAGATCTATTTGATCGGGGTAAGTAAGTTAGTTGTGTTTGTCAAGACGTATTTTACACCGTAAAACCAGACCAGATACTGATAACTCACATAACGTTAGCCACATCAGCTCAGTAGTTATCTTTAGCATATGCCAAACCTTACAGTATGATGATGAATTGTCATATATTCAGGTTTTCACacgtactgtatactgtaacgTCAATACTTTAAGCCAAATCACCAGCTGTATTCACACAACGCTAATGTTTGTATGCTAATGAAGATGGGAGTCTGTGTGGGAATAAAATCTGGGTCTTTCTGTCCTCAGGGGGACCTCGGTCCCTTCAACCCCGGCCTGCCAGTTGATGTTCCTGTGTGGCTGGCCCTTAAcctgaaacagagacagaaatgtaGAGTTGTTCCTCCTGCGTGGATGGATGTTGGTAAGATAATACAGTGTATACAGGTCTGTGACATGTTTTTAAGTGGCCAGGATATTTGAATACTTTTAAGGTTAGAGGATAGCTGTTAACTTAAATTCTGAATCTGTTAACCGGTTAAATTGCAATCTGCGATTATATCTGGTATccttggaaactttgggatctccactagaatttgcAATAAACTTCTTTTTGTTGGTTTGATTCATGCTTACCAAGCAAAATGGCTTTTATCACTGGTCTGAGGTCTGGCAGGGTTTTATGAGGTTAAACCTTAAACCTGCTTCTTCACACCTTTCACATAGAAAAGTAAAGTTCTAAACGCAGGGAAAATAGTATCACTTTTGGGACTATTTTGCCATGTTtgtactaatactactactactttctGGCCATGTGATTCATTAAATTGAAATCATATTGTGCAGAGAAACTGGAGGAGATGCGAGAGcttgagaggaaagaggaaacctTTACGCCTGTTCCCAGTCCCTACTACATGGAACTGACCAAACTGCTACTCAACTAGTGAGTCATATAAACTTAAGTAATCCCCATGCAGAAATTGTGCATAATTGTGCTCGTGGTGTATATAGTAATTAAACAGTTTGTGAAAATGCTCCCTTATTGTCTGcgtatgttgtgtgtgtctgcagtgcgTCTGACAACATCCCTAAAGCAGATGAGATCCGCACGCTGGTCAAAGACATCTGGGACACACGTATTGCCAAACTCCGCCTCTCCGCCGACAGCTTCATCAGTCAGCTGGAGGCCCATGCCAAGGTAAAACTGATGACAAAGAATCATACACTGAGCATTTACTTTCTGCAAACTGTTAATAGGAtattgtagagctgaaacagttagtcaaataattgattagtcgatctacagaaaattttcattttgatttgctggttttcttactCCActtatagtaaactgaatatgttttggttttggactgtaggtccaaaaaaacaagcaatatgaagacATTACCTTGGGCCCTGGGAACGTGtgatgggctttttttttttttttttttttttactattttctattttataacACTAACCGATTAATTGCaaaaataatcgacagattaatcaacattaaaataatcgttagttgcaacGCTAGGATATTGGCAACATAGctacatacatgtacagtctCATTTTAAATGGCCACTGGAGGTTGTATTGAAATTGAAGGAAAAGCACCTTGAAATTGATTTTGTTCTCTAAAGAGCATCTTCAAGTGATGAAAAGGTCTGAATATTCATCAGGTAAACTTGAACCTTGGAGCGCTTTGATTGTTTCCTTAACTGGATTAACAGCCATGGTCACAGTGTCTTGCAAAATAATTGGGATTATCCTTTTATCCTCTCATCTTGTGGCCCTACTGCTTCCTGTTTCGCTGTCATATTAAGATCCAGCAGATATGAGCACAAGCGTTCGCAGCAGTCATTCGAGAAAGAATGTTATTTTTACTTGTTTAAAACTGAGTCTCCTGTCTCACTCTGCTTCCTTCCCTCTATAGCTGGACAACCTGACTCTGATGGAGATTAACACCATACGAGCATTCCTTCTTGACTCTCTCAACTGCATGTACAAACTACGTTCCAATTTGCAGCCTGGTTCAAGTAAGGGACAGTTCATGGACTATTGATCCACAATATCAGGGCCTGCTGAACAGGTTTGGATCTTGTCCCAAGAATTTGAATCCACAAGATTTATGTGACTGGCTGATTTTTACTCAGCCTTTTTAAGGGGTTATATTTTTTTTAGGGAGACATGCGTAAATCTGTATCTGTTCATGTAGTCTTTATATGTATCTGCTGTTTGAAATATGCgcatatttaatttaatttaggaTGCTCACTGTAGTTTAAAACTGCCACCATTTTTGTATATCTCaataagtgacaaaataaatgtatttgtgtgtatgtctagGGTAgtgtacttttttaaaatttatttttcccCCCTACAATTTTAGATTTGTAATCGTGGTGTCGAATAATCATCATTATGTTTGTATCCCATTTGTTATTCTTCCTCTGCATATTTCAGAGCGTTCTACATGAGTGCTGTATTGAGGTTCGCCTACCAAATTGTGGTAGAAGAAAGCTTATGCAAACCTTTCTCTACTTCCATGCATACGTACAGCAGACATGTGATAATGTTTGTTATAGAGCTAAAACGATTAGTCGGCTAAGTAATTAGTTGACCAACAGAAAAttgaacaattatttttataggACGGTTttacttaattatttttataattgattcattgtttgacCCACTGGTGATTAGTGAgctgctggtttcagcttcttcaGTGTGAGTGTTTTCCACTTATCTCAGTTTTATGTAACTgttggctggacaaaacaagacatttgaagaagtcACTGTGGGctcttatttttcactttttaaaaaaatcaaaaataatgtgcagattaattgataataaaaataactgttagtagCAATCCTAGTTTGTTATAGCAAAGGAACAACTGTGTGGCTCAATTTTAGGATGAAAGAAATGGCTACCTAGTAGTATAAGATTAGTTTAGCATGCAGGGCAATCTCAGGGGCAAGGTaagcaaacattttcaatgctgccgtattaaaaaatacagcaacAAGGGGTTccttctgttttgttctttttattattttacagaatAGTAATgtataaaaatttaaataatttaagtcCTTGTGGGGACATTTGCCCTGTATTTGATCCATCTTAAATATTTAAGAGCagtgaggagctgcagcacagCGTCCCAGGACcaactccagttctgaggtcagTGCTTAAGTGGAGGGCAACAGAGGAACTTTTAAAACCTAAAATGCCTTGTCTTGTGGGGTGGACGGAAGCCCACATTGTTTCCAAGACTCATTACAATTTTAATCTATAACCAGTGACAATATTGGTTGAGTTGGAGTTGGAGTTATGCcttcttattttttaaatacatggaTGTATGATTTTAGTGTTCTACCCTCCCATGAAATTGCCCACCTACCAGCACCCACAAACAGACAAAGGttgatatttaacatttttgaaatattttattttcttttttgtctgaaaTCACAGCCATATATTCATAAATACCTAATTACTACATTCAACaaataatatattacattacaatGAATTCaaacaagtacattttaaaaacaggattTCACAGCATCTAGACATCCTCCACTGAGTAATGGGGCTATTGCATGGGCGTGCGTGGGTTGGAGACTGGGAGGCTGGGTAAGGGGCTCACTGTACTGCACCTTCCTCCCCAGGTCATTGGCAGCTTACCTCAGCATGCGTACTCCCTCATTAACTGATAGGCTGCGCTCTTGGCTCTCTTCTGCTCTGTAAATATGACAGACTACACTCTGTATCCACTTGATCCTCTGAACTGGCTTGGGCCTCATTTAGAAAAAGGTCACATGATTAAATTGATTCTCTGAGATGCATTTAGATAAAGGAATTCTGTGTCTGTTCTTGACATGGACATATTTGAAAGGTGtaagacatacagtagatgcttcaatgtaaaatgtaaagtcCCTGATCACTGATGTTATGTGTAGAATTTCCGTCATATGGACTGCAACTCATTCACATGCTCCCAAATTCTTGAGGCACTTGtaattaatatactgtatgtatgggGTAGTTGTGCTTCAGtccttttttataaattaactttatgcacattttattcacaagtttattaaattttttactttaaaatactgaaatccCCCACCCTTTTCACACCAACCATTCCACCACCATAACTTGTGCAGCTGGGGTAAAACTCCTTAAATTCAAAACAATGATCTATACACCTCGTAGATGGTCATTGGGGTCTCCAATCGCACATGCGACCATAAGGTTGAGGCAACACGAGTTACAGGGTAGAAAGTCAGTGTTAAACATGTGGCTGAATCTCAGGGTGGAGCTGACAAGGAGGATGAAGGGCAGGCAGAGGTTGTAAACAGGTATGAGGCCAGGTAAATCAAACCTATCTGATTTTATATGTACTAGGAAATGCCCAGTTTGAATCTACTTTTTGTGTGATTTCCAGTCTGTTATTTATAACATGTTGGCAACTTTGGATAGTAAGGGTCCTAAATGCAGTAAGGACGTGAGTTGGGGCCAAAGG contains:
- the emc8 gene encoding ER membrane protein complex subunit 8 isoform X2, with translation MLALAANTRSWRPGKRITKIPVSLRQYSTIQHVPIDKLHSYEPMADHCNIYFLRNTSAFPNLMLEANDSKPYPHCAVNGLLVAEKTKEKKKDSHSEPVLCVDCVPLFHGTLALAPMLEVALTLIDTWCKENNYVIAGYYQANERTKDSRPNQVAEKVAARISENFSEAAIIMVDNSRLTISCFEPIVLIYDHHENKWKSREVTFDCFEDWSEAQKITSALLEGRSYENLIDFDNHLDDLRNDWTNPVINKSVLDLC
- the gins2 gene encoding DNA replication complex GINS protein PSF2, whose product is MDPSEVEFLAEKEMVKIIPNFSLDKIYLIGGDLGPFNPGLPVDVPVWLALNLKQRQKCRVVPPAWMDVEKLEEMRELERKEETFTPVPSPYYMELTKLLLNYASDNIPKADEIRTLVKDIWDTRIAKLRLSADSFISQLEAHAKLDNLTLMEINTIRAFLLDSLNCMYKLRSNLQPGSSKGQFMDY
- the emc8 gene encoding ER membrane protein complex subunit 8 isoform X3; translated protein: MPIQLTSQAYCKMVLHAAKYPHCAVNGLLVAEKTKEKKKDSHSEPVLCVDCVPLFHGTLALAPMLEVALTLIDTWCKENNYVIAGYYQANERTKDSRPNQVAEKVAARISENFSEAAIIMVDNSRLTISCFEPIVLIYDHHENKWKSREVTFDCFEDWSEAQKITSALLEGRSYENLIDFDNHLDDLRNDWTNPVINKSVLDLC
- the emc8 gene encoding ER membrane protein complex subunit 8 isoform X1, translated to MLALAANTRSWRPGKRITKIPVSLRQYSTIQHVPIDKLHSYEPMADHCNIYFLRNTSAFPNLMLEANDSKPLTSQAYCKMVLHAAKYPHCAVNGLLVAEKTKEKKKDSHSEPVLCVDCVPLFHGTLALAPMLEVALTLIDTWCKENNYVIAGYYQANERTKDSRPNQVAEKVAARISENFSEAAIIMVDNSRLTISCFEPIVLIYDHHENKWKSREVTFDCFEDWSEAQKITSALLEGRSYENLIDFDNHLDDLRNDWTNPVINKSVLDLC
- the emc8 gene encoding ER membrane protein complex subunit 8 isoform X4; its protein translation is MVLHAAKYPHCAVNGLLVAEKTKEKKKDSHSEPVLCVDCVPLFHGTLALAPMLEVALTLIDTWCKENNYVIAGYYQANERTKDSRPNQVAEKVAARISENFSEAAIIMVDNSRLTISCFEPIVLIYDHHENKWKSREVTFDCFEDWSEAQKITSALLEGRSYENLIDFDNHLDDLRNDWTNPVINKSVLDLC